A stretch of the Lonchura striata isolate bLonStr1 chromosome 15, bLonStr1.mat, whole genome shotgun sequence genome encodes the following:
- the SFXN1 gene encoding sideroflexin-1 has protein sequence MAPDIPLNINIKEPRWDQSTFVGRANHFFTVTDPRNILLSDAKLENARKIVHDYRQGIVAPGLTEDELWRAKYIYDSAFHPDTGEKMFLIGRMSAQVPMNMTIVGCMMTFYRTTPAVLFWQWVNQSFNAIVNYTNRSGDAPITVRQLGTAYVSATTGAVATALGLNSLAKRVSPLIGRFVPFAAVASANCINIPLMRQRELQYGIPVTDEDGKRLGDSAKAAQQAIAQVVISRILMASPGMAIPPFIMNTLEKKAFLKKFPWMSAPIQVGLVGMCLVFATPLCCALFPQKSSMSVSRLEPDLQARIRDSSPGLERVYFNKGL, from the exons ATGGCACCAGATATcccattaaatattaatatcaaGGAGCCCCGATGGGATCAAAGCACTTTTGTTGGACGAGCCAATCACTTCTTCACTGTAACAGACCCCAGGAATATTTTGTTATCTGATGCCAAACTGGAAAATGCAAGAAAGATTGTGCATGATTACAG ACAAGGTATCGTGGCACCTGGCTTGACAGAAGATGAGTTGTGGAGAGCAAAATACATCTATGATTCAGCCTTTCACCCAGACACCGGGGAGAAGATGTTCCTGATCGGCCGAATGTCCGCCCAGGTGCCCATGAACATGACTATCGTAGGCTGTATGATGACCTTTTACAG AACAACACCAGCAGTGCTTTTCTGGCAGTGGGTCAACCAGTCCTTCAATGCTATAGTAAATTACACGAACAGGAGCGGGGATGCCCCAATCACTGTCAG GCAGCTGGGAACAGCCTATGTTTCTGCCACCACAGGTGCTGTCGCTACAGCCTTAGGACTTAATTCACTAGCAAAG CGTGTCTCACCTCTTATAGGGAGGTTTGttccttttgctgctgttgcttCTGCCAACTGCATCAATATTCCACTAATGAGACAAAG GGAACTACAGTATGGAATTCCTGTCACGGATGAGGATGGAAAAAGACTGGGTGATTCAgccaaagcagctcagcaggcAATTGCCCAGGTGGTGATATCCAGGATTCTGATGGCTTCTCCTGGCATGG CAATTCCTCCATTCATAATGAATACCCTGGAAAAGAAAGCCTTTCTAAAG AAATTTCCTTGGATGAGCGCTCCCATTCAGGTTGGATTAGTTGGAATGTG TCTCGTGTTTGCAACTCCCCTGTGTTGTGCACTGTTTCCTCAGAAAAG TTCGATGTCGGTGTCACGCTTGGAGCCAGATTTGCAAGCCAGGATCCGAGACAGCAGCCCTGGCCTAGAACGTGTATACTTCAATAAAGGATTATAA